A single window of Drosophila suzukii chromosome 3, CBGP_Dsuzu_IsoJpt1.0, whole genome shotgun sequence DNA harbors:
- the Ptp69D gene encoding tyrosine-protein phosphatase 69D isoform X2: MALLRRRMSMLLNIVLAYIFLCAICVQGTLKQEWAEIGKNLSLECTSENEGVIWRLGNQTITKNNTRFKIRTEPLKSNDDVSENNESQDFIKYKNVLTLLDVNIKDSGNFTCTTQTGQNLSTEFQVRPYLPSKVVQSTADKIKRKIKQDVVLHCLIEMFPQNETTSKSLKWLKDGSHFEFLDTFSSISKLNDTHLNFTLEFTEVYKKENGTYKCTVFDETGLEITSKGISLFVMEVPQVSIDFAKAVGANKIYLNWTVNDGNDPVQKFFVSLQEAGTPTITYHKDFINGSYSSYILDHFKANTTYFLRIAGKNSIGDGQPTQYPQGITTLSFDPIFIPKVETTGSTASTITIGWNPPPPDLIDYIQYYELIVSESGEVPKVIEEAIYQQNSRNLPYMFDKLKTATDYEFRVRACSDLTKTCGPWSENVNGTTMDGVASKPTNLTINCHHDNLTRGNSISINWDVPKTPNGKVVSYFIHLLGNPMSTVDRETWGPKIRRIDEPHHKTLYESVSPNTNYTVTVSAITRHKKNGEPASGSCLMPVSTPDTIGRTLWTKVNLGSKHVLKLYLPKISERNGPICCYRLNLVRINNDNKELPEPDKLNIATYQEVHSDNVTRSSAYIAEMISRKYFRPEIFLGDEQRFSENNDIIRDNDEICRKCLEGTPFLRKPEATPPPPLSSLSNFDSELPNSPEKNNLIQGANLTDHALKILESKLRDKRNAVTSDENPILSSVNPNVPLLDTSRDVFDGEIDINSNYTGFLEIIVRDRNNVLMAYSKYFDVITPATEAEPIQSLNNMDYYLNIGIKAGAVLLGVFLVFIVLWVFHHKKTKNELQGEDTLTLRDSLRALFGRRTNNHSHFITSGNHKGFDAGPIHRLDLENAYKNRHKDTDYGFLREYEMLPNRFSDRTTKNSDLKENACKNRYPDIKAYDQTRVKLAVINGLQTADYINANFVIGYKERKKFICAQGPMESTIDDFWRMIWEQHLEIIVMLTNLEEYNKAKCAKYWPEKVFDTKQFGDILVKFAQERKTGDYIERTLNVSKNKANVGEEEDRRQITQYHYLTWKDFMAPEHPHGIIKFIRQINSVYSLQRGPILVHCSAGVGRTGTLVALDSLIQQLEEEDSVSIYNTVCDLRHQRNFLVQSLKQYIFLYRALLDTGTFGNTDICIDTMTSAIESLKRKPNEGKCKLELEFEKLLATADEISKSCCVGENEENNMKNRSQEVIPYDRNRVILTPLPMRDNSTYINASFIEGYDNSETFIIAQDPLENTIGDFWRMISEQSVTTLVMISEIGDGARKCPRYWADDEVQYDHILVKYVHSESCPYYTRREFYVTNCKIDDTLKVTQFQYNGWPTVDGEVPEVCRGIIELVDQAYNHYKNNKNSGCRSPLTVHCSLGTDRSSIFVAMCILVQHLRLEKCVDICATTRKLRSQRTGLINSYAQYEFLHRAIINYSDLHHIAESTLD, from the exons AATGGGCAGAGATAGGAAAAAACTTATCTTTAGAGTGTACCTCTGAAAACGAAGGAGTAATTTGGAGATTGGGAAATCAAACTATTACCAAAAACAATACGAG GTTTAAAATCAGAACTGAGCCCTTGAAATCCAACGACGACGTTAGTGAAAACAATGAAAGCCAAGACTTTATCAAGTATAAAAATGTCCTGACGCTTCTCGACGTTAATATTAAGGACTCGGGAAACTTCACCTGCACAACCCAAACAGGCCAAAATCTTTCGACTGAATTCCAAGTTAGGCCATACCTTCCCTCCAAGGTCGTGCAAAGTACCGCCGACaagataaaaagaaaaatcaaACAGGATGTTGTGCTCCACTGTCTGATCGAGATGTTCCCGCAAAATGAGACGACGAGTAAAAGCCTGAAATGGCTTAAAGACGGAAGCCACTTTGAGTTCCTGGACACCTTTTCTTCCATCTCAAAGCTGAATGATACACACCTTAATTTTACCTTGGAATTTACCGAGGTTTACAAGAAGGAGAATGGAACCTACAAGTGCACCGTCTTCGACGAAACGGGTCTGGAAATTACCTCCAAAGGGATAAGCCTTTTCGTAATGGAAGTGCCACAAGTTAGCATTGATTTTGCCAAGGCTGTGGGGGCCAACAAGATATACTTAAACTGGACGGTGAACGATGGCAACGATCCGGTTCAAAAATTCTTCGTCAGCCTTCAGGAGGCCGGAACACCGACTATTACTTACCATAAGGACTTTATAAACGGCAGCTATTCATCGTATATTTTGGACCATTTTAAAGCAAACACAACCTATTTTTTACGAATTGCGGGAAAGAACTCGATTGGCGATGGCCAGCCCACCCAGTATCCCCAAGGAATCACCACGCTCAGTTTTGATCCCATATTTATACCGAAAGTCGAGACCACCGGCAGCACAGCGTCCACAATAACGATTGGCTGGAATCCCCCGCCGCCGGACCTCATTGATTATATACAGTATTACGAGCTGATTGTCTCCGAATCGGGAGAGGTGCCCAAAGTGATTGAAGAGGCCATTTACCAGCAGAATTCTCGAAACTTGCCATATATGTTTGATAAGCTTAAGACCGCCACAGACTACGAATTTAGGGTAAGGGCATGCAGTGATCTAACCAAGACCTGTGGACCATGGTCCGAGAACGTAAATGGCACAACTATGGACGGCGTGGCTTCGAAGCCCACCAATTTGACGATCAATTGCCATCACGACAACTTAACGAGGGGCAACTCAATCTCCATTAACTGGGATGTTCCCAAAACGCCAAATGGCAAGGTTGTGTCGTATTTTATTCACTTGCTGGGCAATCCCATGAGCACTGTGGATAGGGAGACGTGGGGACCCAAGATTCGAAGAATCGACGAGCCCCATCACAAGACCCTATACGAAAGTGTTAGCCCGAATACAAACTACACAGTGACGGTGTCCGCCATAACACGCCACAAGAAGAACGGCGAACCGGCCTCAGGAAGTTGTCTGATGCCCGTATCCACGCCGGACACCATTGGTCGAACACTGTGGACAAAAGTTAATCTGGGCTCCAAACACGTTCTCAAATTATACCTACCCAAGATCAGCGAACGAAACGGTCCCATATGCTGTTATAGATTAAATCTAGTTAGGATTAACAACGACAACAAGGAACTGCCGGAGCCGGATAAGCTTAATATCGCCACATATCAGGAGGTTCACAGCGATAACGTCACTAGAAGTAGTGCATATATAGCGGAAATGATCAGTAGAAAGTACTTTAGGCCCGAAATATTTTTGGGCGATGAGCAGAGATTTAGCGAAAACAATGATATTATCAGGGACAATGACGAAATTTGCCGCAAGTGCTTGGAGGGTACTCCATTCCTGAGAAAGCCGGAAGCCACGCCCCCACCTCCATTGAGTTCTCTATCAA ATTTTGATTCTGAGCTGCCAAATTCCCCCGAAAAAAACAACTTGATCCAAGGAGCTAATCTAACAGATCATGCTCTTAAAATCTTAGAAAGTAAGTTGAGAGATAAAAGAAACGCGGTGACTAGCGATGAGAATCCAATTCTAAGCTCCGTCAACCCAAATGTGCCACTCCTTGACACTAGTCGAGATGTTTTCGACGGTGAGATAGATATTAACTCCAATTACACTGGTTTTCTAGAGATTATAG TTCGGGATCGAAATAATGTGCTGATGGCATATAGCAAATACTTTGATGTAATTACTCCAGCAACAGAAGCGGAACCCATTCAATCCCTAAATAATATGGACTACTACCTAAATATTGGAATCAAAGCAGGAGCCGTACTACTTGGAGTTTTCCTCGTGTTTATCGTGCTGTGGGTTTTCCATCACAAGAAAACCAAAAACGAATTGCAGGGCGAAGACACATTAACTTTAAGAGATTCCTTGAG GGCTTTGTTCGGTCGCCGCACTAACAACCACAGTCATTTTATTACGTCCGGGAATCACAAAGGATTCGATGCTGGCCCCATTCACAGATTGGATTTGGAAAACGCCTATAAGAACCGCCATAAGGACACCGATTACGGATTTCTCCGGGAATATGAGATGCTGCCCAATCGATTCAGCGATCGAACAACTAAAAACAGTGATTTAAAGGAGAACGCCTGCAAAAATAGGTATCCCGACATTAAAGCCTACGATCAAACGCGCGTTAAGTTGGCTGTCATAAATGGACTACAGACAGCGGATTATATTAACGCAAACTTTGTAATTGGATACAAGGAGAGAAAGAAATTTATCTGCGCACAGGGTCCAATGGAGAGCACCATCGACGATTTTTGGCGAATGATTTGGGAACAACATCTAGAAATAATTGTGATGCTTACTAATTTGGAGGAGTATAACAAGGCAAAGTGTGCGAAATATTGGCCAGAGAAAGTATTTGATACAAAACAGTTCGGAGATATTTTAGTGAAATTTGCACAAGAACGAAAGACTGGAGATTATATTGAACGAACCCTGAACGTTTCTAAGAACAAAGCCAATGTGGGCGAGGAGGAGGACCGTAGACAAATCACACAATACCACTATTTAACGTGGAAGGATTTCATGGCACCAGAGCATCCACATGGCATCATCAAATTTATACGACAAATCAATTCCGTCTACTCCTTGCAAAGGGGTCCAATTTTAGTGCACTGCAGTGCTGGTGTCGGTAGGACCGGCACCCTGGTGGCACTAGATTCTCTGATTCAACAACTGGAGGAAGAAGACTCGGTGTCCATTTACAACACAGTGTGTGATTTGCGACACCAACGAAATTTTTTAGTCCAATCCTTG AAACAATACATCTTCCTTTACCGGGCTTTACTAGACACTGGAACTTTTGGAAACACGGATATTTGCATTGATACCATGACGTCAGCTATTGAATCTCTGAAGCGTAAGCCCAACGAGGGTAAATGCAAATTGGAACTGGAATTCGAG AAACTGCTGGCCACAGCGGATGAGATAAGTAAATCGTGTTGTGTGGGCGAGAACGAGGAGAACAATATGAAAAACAGAAGTCAAGAGGTTATACCCTACGATCGTAACAGA GTTATACTGACACCACTTCCAATGCGGGATAACTCGACCTACATTAACGCATCCTTTATAGAGGGCTATGATAACAGCGAAACCTTTATTATTGCCCAAGATCCACTTGAGAACACTATTGGCGATTTCTGGAGAATGATCTCGGAACAGAGTGTTACCACCCTCGTAATGATTTCTGAA ATCGGAGACGGAGCCAGAAAGTGCCCGCGATACTGGGCGGATGATGAAGTCCAATATGACCACATACTTGTAAAATACGTGCACAGCGAAAGTTGTCCGTACTACACTCGCCGCGAATTTTACGTCACGAATTGCAAAATAGATGATACGCTGAAAGTCACACAGTTTCAATACAATGGTTGGCCAACCGTGGACGGAGAAGTTCCTGAAGTCTGCCGGGGCATTATCGAACTTGTAGATCAAGCATACAACCATTACAAGAACAACAAAAATTCTGGTTGTCGCTCTCCACTCACAGTTCATTGCAG CCTGGGAACTGACCGAAGTTCAATTTTCGTCGCAATGTGCATTTTAGTCCAGCATCTCAGATTGGAGAAGTGTGTCGACATCTGTGCCACAACAAGGAAATTACGATCTCAGCGAACGGGACTTATCAACTCATAC GCACAATACGAGTTCCTACATCGCGCAATAATTAATTATTCAGACTTACATCACATAGCCGAGTCAACATTGGATTAA
- the Ptp69D gene encoding tyrosine-protein phosphatase 69D isoform X1 produces the protein MALLRRRMSMLLNIVLAYIFLCAICVQGTLKQEWAEIGKNLSLECTSENEGVIWRLGNQTITKNNTRFKIRTEPLKSNDDVSENNESQDFIKYKNVLTLLDVNIKDSGNFTCTTQTGQNLSTEFQVRPYLPSKVVQSTADKIKRKIKQDVVLHCLIEMFPQNETTSKSLKWLKDGSHFEFLDTFSSISKLNDTHLNFTLEFTEVYKKENGTYKCTVFDETGLEITSKGISLFVMEVPQVSIDFAKAVGANKIYLNWTVNDGNDPVQKFFVSLQEAGTPTITYHKDFINGSYSSYILDHFKANTTYFLRIAGKNSIGDGQPTQYPQGITTLSFDPIFIPKVETTGSTASTITIGWNPPPPDLIDYIQYYELIVSESGEVPKVIEEAIYQQNSRNLPYMFDKLKTATDYEFRVRACSDLTKTCGPWSENVNGTTMDGVASKPTNLTINCHHDNLTRGNSISINWDVPKTPNGKVVSYFIHLLGNPMSTVDRETWGPKIRRIDEPHHKTLYESVSPNTNYTVTVSAITRHKKNGEPASGSCLMPVSTPDTIGRTLWTKVNLGSKHVLKLYLPKISERNGPICCYRLNLVRINNDNKELPEPDKLNIATYQEVHSDNVTRSSAYIAEMISRKYFRPEIFLGDEQRFSENNDIIRDNDEICRKCLEGTPFLRKPEATPPPPLSSLSNFDSELPNSPEKNNLIQGANLTDHALKILESKLRDKRNAVTSDENPILSSVNPNVPLLDTSRDVFDGEIDINSNYTGFLEIIVRDRNNVLMAYSKYFDVITPATEAEPIQSLNNMDYYLNIGIKAGAVLLGVFLVFIVLWVFHHKKTKNELQGEDTLTLRDSLSRALFGRRTNNHSHFITSGNHKGFDAGPIHRLDLENAYKNRHKDTDYGFLREYEMLPNRFSDRTTKNSDLKENACKNRYPDIKAYDQTRVKLAVINGLQTADYINANFVIGYKERKKFICAQGPMESTIDDFWRMIWEQHLEIIVMLTNLEEYNKAKCAKYWPEKVFDTKQFGDILVKFAQERKTGDYIERTLNVSKNKANVGEEEDRRQITQYHYLTWKDFMAPEHPHGIIKFIRQINSVYSLQRGPILVHCSAGVGRTGTLVALDSLIQQLEEEDSVSIYNTVCDLRHQRNFLVQSLKQYIFLYRALLDTGTFGNTDICIDTMTSAIESLKRKPNEGKCKLELEFEKLLATADEISKSCCVGENEENNMKNRSQEVIPYDRNRVILTPLPMRDNSTYINASFIEGYDNSETFIIAQDPLENTIGDFWRMISEQSVTTLVMISEIGDGARKCPRYWADDEVQYDHILVKYVHSESCPYYTRREFYVTNCKIDDTLKVTQFQYNGWPTVDGEVPEVCRGIIELVDQAYNHYKNNKNSGCRSPLTVHCSLGTDRSSIFVAMCILVQHLRLEKCVDICATTRKLRSQRTGLINSYAQYEFLHRAIINYSDLHHIAESTLD, from the exons AATGGGCAGAGATAGGAAAAAACTTATCTTTAGAGTGTACCTCTGAAAACGAAGGAGTAATTTGGAGATTGGGAAATCAAACTATTACCAAAAACAATACGAG GTTTAAAATCAGAACTGAGCCCTTGAAATCCAACGACGACGTTAGTGAAAACAATGAAAGCCAAGACTTTATCAAGTATAAAAATGTCCTGACGCTTCTCGACGTTAATATTAAGGACTCGGGAAACTTCACCTGCACAACCCAAACAGGCCAAAATCTTTCGACTGAATTCCAAGTTAGGCCATACCTTCCCTCCAAGGTCGTGCAAAGTACCGCCGACaagataaaaagaaaaatcaaACAGGATGTTGTGCTCCACTGTCTGATCGAGATGTTCCCGCAAAATGAGACGACGAGTAAAAGCCTGAAATGGCTTAAAGACGGAAGCCACTTTGAGTTCCTGGACACCTTTTCTTCCATCTCAAAGCTGAATGATACACACCTTAATTTTACCTTGGAATTTACCGAGGTTTACAAGAAGGAGAATGGAACCTACAAGTGCACCGTCTTCGACGAAACGGGTCTGGAAATTACCTCCAAAGGGATAAGCCTTTTCGTAATGGAAGTGCCACAAGTTAGCATTGATTTTGCCAAGGCTGTGGGGGCCAACAAGATATACTTAAACTGGACGGTGAACGATGGCAACGATCCGGTTCAAAAATTCTTCGTCAGCCTTCAGGAGGCCGGAACACCGACTATTACTTACCATAAGGACTTTATAAACGGCAGCTATTCATCGTATATTTTGGACCATTTTAAAGCAAACACAACCTATTTTTTACGAATTGCGGGAAAGAACTCGATTGGCGATGGCCAGCCCACCCAGTATCCCCAAGGAATCACCACGCTCAGTTTTGATCCCATATTTATACCGAAAGTCGAGACCACCGGCAGCACAGCGTCCACAATAACGATTGGCTGGAATCCCCCGCCGCCGGACCTCATTGATTATATACAGTATTACGAGCTGATTGTCTCCGAATCGGGAGAGGTGCCCAAAGTGATTGAAGAGGCCATTTACCAGCAGAATTCTCGAAACTTGCCATATATGTTTGATAAGCTTAAGACCGCCACAGACTACGAATTTAGGGTAAGGGCATGCAGTGATCTAACCAAGACCTGTGGACCATGGTCCGAGAACGTAAATGGCACAACTATGGACGGCGTGGCTTCGAAGCCCACCAATTTGACGATCAATTGCCATCACGACAACTTAACGAGGGGCAACTCAATCTCCATTAACTGGGATGTTCCCAAAACGCCAAATGGCAAGGTTGTGTCGTATTTTATTCACTTGCTGGGCAATCCCATGAGCACTGTGGATAGGGAGACGTGGGGACCCAAGATTCGAAGAATCGACGAGCCCCATCACAAGACCCTATACGAAAGTGTTAGCCCGAATACAAACTACACAGTGACGGTGTCCGCCATAACACGCCACAAGAAGAACGGCGAACCGGCCTCAGGAAGTTGTCTGATGCCCGTATCCACGCCGGACACCATTGGTCGAACACTGTGGACAAAAGTTAATCTGGGCTCCAAACACGTTCTCAAATTATACCTACCCAAGATCAGCGAACGAAACGGTCCCATATGCTGTTATAGATTAAATCTAGTTAGGATTAACAACGACAACAAGGAACTGCCGGAGCCGGATAAGCTTAATATCGCCACATATCAGGAGGTTCACAGCGATAACGTCACTAGAAGTAGTGCATATATAGCGGAAATGATCAGTAGAAAGTACTTTAGGCCCGAAATATTTTTGGGCGATGAGCAGAGATTTAGCGAAAACAATGATATTATCAGGGACAATGACGAAATTTGCCGCAAGTGCTTGGAGGGTACTCCATTCCTGAGAAAGCCGGAAGCCACGCCCCCACCTCCATTGAGTTCTCTATCAA ATTTTGATTCTGAGCTGCCAAATTCCCCCGAAAAAAACAACTTGATCCAAGGAGCTAATCTAACAGATCATGCTCTTAAAATCTTAGAAAGTAAGTTGAGAGATAAAAGAAACGCGGTGACTAGCGATGAGAATCCAATTCTAAGCTCCGTCAACCCAAATGTGCCACTCCTTGACACTAGTCGAGATGTTTTCGACGGTGAGATAGATATTAACTCCAATTACACTGGTTTTCTAGAGATTATAG TTCGGGATCGAAATAATGTGCTGATGGCATATAGCAAATACTTTGATGTAATTACTCCAGCAACAGAAGCGGAACCCATTCAATCCCTAAATAATATGGACTACTACCTAAATATTGGAATCAAAGCAGGAGCCGTACTACTTGGAGTTTTCCTCGTGTTTATCGTGCTGTGGGTTTTCCATCACAAGAAAACCAAAAACGAATTGCAGGGCGAAGACACATTAACTTTAAGAGATTCCTTGAG CAGGGCTTTGTTCGGTCGCCGCACTAACAACCACAGTCATTTTATTACGTCCGGGAATCACAAAGGATTCGATGCTGGCCCCATTCACAGATTGGATTTGGAAAACGCCTATAAGAACCGCCATAAGGACACCGATTACGGATTTCTCCGGGAATATGAGATGCTGCCCAATCGATTCAGCGATCGAACAACTAAAAACAGTGATTTAAAGGAGAACGCCTGCAAAAATAGGTATCCCGACATTAAAGCCTACGATCAAACGCGCGTTAAGTTGGCTGTCATAAATGGACTACAGACAGCGGATTATATTAACGCAAACTTTGTAATTGGATACAAGGAGAGAAAGAAATTTATCTGCGCACAGGGTCCAATGGAGAGCACCATCGACGATTTTTGGCGAATGATTTGGGAACAACATCTAGAAATAATTGTGATGCTTACTAATTTGGAGGAGTATAACAAGGCAAAGTGTGCGAAATATTGGCCAGAGAAAGTATTTGATACAAAACAGTTCGGAGATATTTTAGTGAAATTTGCACAAGAACGAAAGACTGGAGATTATATTGAACGAACCCTGAACGTTTCTAAGAACAAAGCCAATGTGGGCGAGGAGGAGGACCGTAGACAAATCACACAATACCACTATTTAACGTGGAAGGATTTCATGGCACCAGAGCATCCACATGGCATCATCAAATTTATACGACAAATCAATTCCGTCTACTCCTTGCAAAGGGGTCCAATTTTAGTGCACTGCAGTGCTGGTGTCGGTAGGACCGGCACCCTGGTGGCACTAGATTCTCTGATTCAACAACTGGAGGAAGAAGACTCGGTGTCCATTTACAACACAGTGTGTGATTTGCGACACCAACGAAATTTTTTAGTCCAATCCTTG AAACAATACATCTTCCTTTACCGGGCTTTACTAGACACTGGAACTTTTGGAAACACGGATATTTGCATTGATACCATGACGTCAGCTATTGAATCTCTGAAGCGTAAGCCCAACGAGGGTAAATGCAAATTGGAACTGGAATTCGAG AAACTGCTGGCCACAGCGGATGAGATAAGTAAATCGTGTTGTGTGGGCGAGAACGAGGAGAACAATATGAAAAACAGAAGTCAAGAGGTTATACCCTACGATCGTAACAGA GTTATACTGACACCACTTCCAATGCGGGATAACTCGACCTACATTAACGCATCCTTTATAGAGGGCTATGATAACAGCGAAACCTTTATTATTGCCCAAGATCCACTTGAGAACACTATTGGCGATTTCTGGAGAATGATCTCGGAACAGAGTGTTACCACCCTCGTAATGATTTCTGAA ATCGGAGACGGAGCCAGAAAGTGCCCGCGATACTGGGCGGATGATGAAGTCCAATATGACCACATACTTGTAAAATACGTGCACAGCGAAAGTTGTCCGTACTACACTCGCCGCGAATTTTACGTCACGAATTGCAAAATAGATGATACGCTGAAAGTCACACAGTTTCAATACAATGGTTGGCCAACCGTGGACGGAGAAGTTCCTGAAGTCTGCCGGGGCATTATCGAACTTGTAGATCAAGCATACAACCATTACAAGAACAACAAAAATTCTGGTTGTCGCTCTCCACTCACAGTTCATTGCAG CCTGGGAACTGACCGAAGTTCAATTTTCGTCGCAATGTGCATTTTAGTCCAGCATCTCAGATTGGAGAAGTGTGTCGACATCTGTGCCACAACAAGGAAATTACGATCTCAGCGAACGGGACTTATCAACTCATAC GCACAATACGAGTTCCTACATCGCGCAATAATTAATTATTCAGACTTACATCACATAGCCGAGTCAACATTGGATTAA